One stretch of Bosea vaviloviae DNA includes these proteins:
- a CDS encoding ABC transporter substrate-binding protein: protein MFSPSRRSTALALAFTAMLGCASRAQTLDTVTVAGWSQPISEITNLLAEPDKGFFKAKGIALDYVPGTGGGSAIQTMLTGKADIAFTDPASLYLALDKGEKLVAIYNIYPQNVFNVVAPKSAGIKRPADLKGKRIGVYSLSSGTRQNLQVLLQQVGLTENDVTIEVTGLLNFAPLIQGQVDATAATDTGLLVGRMKGLPEVDVIEVKDHLNLPSDIFVVTQATYEAKKPLLKRFLAAYRESAAWMIAKPEEAAKIAVTRAINGRDEALNLEIIKLRNLSTVSPTTDSKGLGHFDPEPMQKGADTFRQLGLIARPIDMAAVVKSDLIP from the coding sequence ATGTTCAGCCCATCACGTCGCAGCACTGCCCTGGCGCTGGCTTTCACAGCCATGCTGGGCTGTGCCAGCCGGGCGCAAACCCTGGACACGGTCACCGTCGCCGGCTGGAGCCAGCCGATCAGCGAGATCACCAATCTGCTCGCCGAGCCCGACAAGGGCTTCTTCAAGGCGAAGGGGATCGCGCTGGACTATGTGCCGGGCACGGGCGGCGGCTCCGCCATCCAGACCATGCTGACCGGCAAGGCCGACATCGCCTTCACCGATCCGGCCTCGCTCTATCTCGCCCTCGACAAGGGCGAGAAGCTGGTGGCGATCTACAACATCTATCCGCAGAACGTCTTCAACGTGGTCGCTCCCAAGAGCGCCGGCATCAAAAGGCCCGCGGATCTGAAGGGCAAGCGCATCGGCGTCTACAGCCTGTCGAGCGGCACGCGCCAGAACCTGCAGGTGCTGCTGCAGCAGGTCGGCCTGACCGAGAACGACGTGACCATCGAGGTCACGGGCCTGCTGAACTTCGCGCCGCTGATCCAGGGGCAGGTCGACGCCACCGCCGCGACGGATACGGGTCTCTTGGTCGGCCGGATGAAGGGTTTGCCCGAGGTCGACGTCATCGAGGTCAAGGACCATCTCAACCTGCCCAGCGATATCTTCGTGGTGACGCAGGCGACCTATGAGGCGAAGAAGCCGCTGCTGAAGCGCTTCCTTGCCGCCTATCGCGAGAGCGCCGCCTGGATGATCGCCAAGCCCGAGGAGGCTGCGAAGATCGCCGTCACCCGCGCCATCAACGGCCGCGACGAGGCGCTCAATCTGGAGATCATCAAGCTGCGCAACCTCTCCACCGTCTCCCCGACCACTGACAGCAAGGGGCTGGGCCATTTCGACCCCGAGCCGATGCAGAAGGGGGCCGATACCTTCAGGCAGCTCGGCCTGATCGCCAGGCCGATCGATATGGCCGCAGTGGTGAAATCGGACCTGATTCCTTGA
- a CDS encoding xanthine dehydrogenase family protein molybdopterin-binding subunit produces MNDGLIAPDTMRRVAAPDDPRSLRRREDQRFLTGAGRYLDDHLVPGELFAAMVRSPHAHARILSIDTTAAADMPGVRGIYTADDLDGLHPLPCYIVVKTVDPLIVPPRFPLARERVRHVGDLVAFVVAESREAARDACEQVIVNYDILPSVTELRGALDPQAAQIWPKAPGNLAFRFERGDREAVAKAFAGAAHVASCDLVNNRIVAAAMEPRIALGRFDPASGVYRLAISGASVHAIRRELAEGVFGLPLDRIEVSCPDVGGGFGMKNVTYPEYALVLWAARKLARPVHWTADRLDEFTSGVHGRDNLTKARLALDAKGRFLALAVETLSNLGAYVSSLGPGSSTNAPSTAMGGLYDIPAMTMDVRGAFTNTVPIDAYRGAGKPEANYLLERLIDTAAHQLAIDPAELRRRNFIRHFPHRSAFGTVIDCGAFAANLDRVLAAADRAGFARRKREAKKRGKLRGFGIGCFLETSRGQPNEEAWLTVRRDGAIDMAVGTQSNGQGHETSFAQVAAQRLGLPIETFQLVQGDTALVPRGGGHGGARSLHLGGTALLMAADDLIARALPVAAQLLQVGAGELAFGDGRFRTVAGADGLAQEVDLFTIARHAAESNGAALSSHGDNICDVITFPNGAQVAEVEVDPETGAVSLERYVAVDDYGRLVNPLLTESQVHGGLAQGIGQALLEEAVYDPDSGQLLSATFMDYAMPRADDIPFFDLEMVEVPTKANPLGAKGSGQAGCIGAPQTVMNAVLDALRPLGVTHLDMPATPARVWRAIRDAQAAAL; encoded by the coding sequence ATGAATGACGGCCTGATCGCCCCAGACACCATGCGCAGGGTCGCCGCGCCAGATGACCCGCGCTCGTTACGGCGACGCGAGGATCAGCGCTTTCTCACCGGCGCGGGCCGTTATCTCGACGACCATCTCGTTCCGGGCGAACTCTTCGCCGCCATGGTGCGCTCGCCCCATGCCCATGCCCGCATCCTCTCGATCGATACGACCGCGGCCGCAGATATGCCCGGCGTGCGGGGCATCTACACCGCCGACGATCTCGACGGGCTTCACCCCCTGCCCTGCTACATCGTGGTCAAGACCGTCGATCCGCTGATCGTGCCGCCGCGTTTTCCATTGGCGCGCGAGCGAGTGCGCCATGTCGGCGATCTCGTCGCCTTCGTCGTCGCCGAAAGCCGCGAGGCCGCGCGCGACGCCTGCGAGCAGGTCATCGTCAACTACGACATCCTGCCCTCGGTGACGGAACTGCGCGGTGCGCTGGACCCGCAGGCCGCGCAGATCTGGCCGAAAGCCCCGGGCAACCTGGCCTTCCGCTTCGAGCGCGGCGACCGGGAGGCGGTCGCGAAAGCCTTTGCCGGCGCCGCCCATGTCGCCTCCTGCGACCTCGTCAACAACCGCATCGTCGCGGCCGCCATGGAGCCGCGCATCGCACTCGGCCGCTTCGATCCGGCGAGCGGGGTCTATAGGCTGGCGATCAGCGGCGCCTCGGTGCACGCCATCCGCCGCGAGCTGGCTGAGGGCGTCTTCGGCCTGCCCCTCGACAGGATCGAGGTCTCTTGCCCCGATGTCGGCGGCGGCTTCGGCATGAAGAACGTCACCTATCCCGAATATGCCCTGGTGTTGTGGGCGGCGCGCAAGCTCGCGCGACCGGTGCACTGGACGGCCGACCGCCTCGACGAGTTCACCAGCGGCGTGCATGGCCGCGACAACCTCACCAAGGCGCGGCTCGCACTCGACGCCAAGGGCCGTTTCCTGGCGCTGGCGGTGGAGACACTCAGCAATCTCGGCGCCTATGTCTCCTCGCTCGGCCCGGGAAGCTCGACCAATGCGCCCTCGACCGCGATGGGCGGGCTCTACGACATCCCGGCCATGACGATGGATGTGCGCGGCGCCTTCACCAACACGGTGCCGATCGACGCCTATCGCGGCGCCGGCAAGCCGGAGGCCAATTATCTGCTGGAGCGCCTGATCGATACGGCCGCGCACCAGCTCGCGATCGATCCGGCGGAATTGCGCCGGCGCAACTTCATCCGGCACTTTCCCCATCGCAGCGCCTTCGGCACCGTGATCGATTGCGGGGCGTTCGCGGCAAATCTCGACCGGGTCCTGGCGGCGGCCGACCGTGCCGGCTTCGCCAGGCGCAAACGCGAGGCGAAGAAGCGCGGCAAGCTGCGCGGCTTCGGCATCGGCTGCTTTCTGGAGACGTCGCGCGGCCAGCCCAATGAAGAGGCCTGGCTGACCGTGCGGCGCGACGGCGCGATCGACATGGCGGTCGGCACGCAATCCAACGGCCAGGGCCATGAGACAAGCTTCGCGCAGGTCGCAGCGCAGCGGCTGGGATTGCCTATCGAGACCTTCCAGCTGGTGCAGGGCGATACCGCCCTGGTGCCGCGCGGCGGTGGCCATGGCGGGGCGCGCTCCCTGCATCTGGGCGGGACGGCATTGCTGATGGCGGCAGACGATCTGATCGCCAGGGCGCTCCCGGTCGCTGCGCAACTGCTGCAGGTCGGGGCGGGCGAACTGGCCTTCGGCGACGGCCGCTTTCGCACCGTGGCAGGGGCCGACGGCCTGGCGCAGGAGGTCGATCTCTTCACCATTGCCCGGCATGCCGCGGAGAGCAACGGCGCGGCCCTGAGCAGCCATGGCGACAATATCTGCGACGTCATCACCTTTCCCAACGGCGCGCAGGTCGCCGAGGTCGAGGTCGATCCCGAAACGGGAGCCGTATCGCTGGAGCGCTATGTCGCCGTCGACGACTACGGCCGGCTGGTCAATCCGCTGCTGACGGAATCCCAAGTCCATGGCGGGCTGGCGCAAGGCATCGGGCAGGCGCTGCTCGAGGAAGCGGTCTACGATCCCGATTCCGGCCAGCTCCTCAGCGCGACCTTCATGGACTACGCCATGCCGCGCGCCGACGACATTCCGTTTTTCGATCTGGAGATGGTCGAGGTGCCGACGAAAGCCAATCCGCTGGGTGCGAAAGGCTCGGGCCAGGCCGGCTGCATCGGCGCGCCGCAGACGGTGATGAATGCCGTCCTCGACGCGCTGCGCCCGCTCGGCGTGACGCATCTCGACATGCCCGCAACCCCTGCCCGCGTCTGGCGGGCGATCAGGGATGCGCAAGCGGCGGCGCTTTAG
- a CDS encoding DMT family transporter, translating to MRRAAECGLFSTGQIVLAGEDGHPGANASGYSMDRLTRRFLAFSVWMLAYFLAYIAVAIAIRYLSHSFRIVEIAAIRSAGSLILAGFFVFRSKAVLHQLAGMQFGYHVQRSLIHLIGSLALIWSLANLPLGFIATIEFSGPLFAAMLGLVVAGLIPGPVACLGLSLIAVGSAYLLFSQGVSHDPRLLIPVGAVALLTITNLMLARLAESKSVVLIVFVMHAVQLPVYLCALLIGLDVGGTAQPRDVHLEDVLGVSLAVAVLMLAGFVTQTALANASRYGSALQLCAADTLRVPFLTLIGYFVFKEMLSESIVLPGLLVVAGAIITSLPQTRARSRQG from the coding sequence ATGCGACGCGCTGCCGAATGCGGGTTATTTTCGACAGGTCAAATTGTCCTTGCCGGTGAGGATGGCCATCCTGGAGCGAATGCTTCTGGGTATTCCATGGACCGGTTGACGCGCCGTTTCCTGGCATTCTCGGTTTGGATGCTGGCCTATTTCCTGGCCTATATCGCGGTGGCGATAGCCATTCGCTATCTGTCGCATTCCTTTCGCATCGTCGAGATCGCGGCGATCCGCTCCGCCGGCTCGCTCATCCTTGCCGGATTCTTCGTCTTCAGAAGCAAGGCGGTCTTGCACCAACTGGCCGGCATGCAGTTCGGCTATCATGTCCAGCGCAGCTTGATTCACCTGATCGGGTCGTTGGCGTTGATCTGGAGCCTGGCCAATCTTCCCCTGGGCTTCATCGCGACGATCGAGTTCTCGGGGCCTCTCTTCGCGGCGATGCTGGGCCTCGTGGTCGCAGGATTGATCCCGGGACCCGTCGCCTGCCTGGGATTGTCGCTCATCGCCGTTGGAAGCGCCTATCTGCTGTTCTCGCAGGGCGTGTCGCATGATCCGCGCCTGCTGATTCCGGTCGGTGCAGTTGCCCTGCTGACGATCACGAATTTGATGCTGGCCCGGCTGGCCGAGAGCAAGAGCGTGGTCCTGATCGTGTTCGTCATGCATGCCGTGCAGCTTCCGGTTTATCTGTGCGCGCTCCTGATTGGCCTCGACGTGGGGGGAACCGCTCAGCCGCGCGACGTCCACCTCGAGGACGTGCTCGGAGTTTCGCTGGCGGTTGCTGTGCTGATGCTTGCCGGCTTTGTCACGCAGACGGCGCTGGCGAACGCATCGCGTTATGGCTCCGCGCTGCAACTCTGCGCCGCCGACACGCTGCGCGTACCGTTCCTGACGCTCATCGGTTATTTCGTCTTCAAGGAGATGCTGAGCGAGAGCATCGTCCTGCCCGGATTGCTCGTCGTGGCGGGAGCGATCATCACCAGCCTGCCGCAAACGCGCGCTCGAAGCCGGCAAGGCTGA
- a CDS encoding ABC transporter ATP-binding protein — translation MSIEPHSEGFVAIDKASYGYGDWPAIVDQVDWTIPRGAIHCLVGRSGCGKTTLLKLAAGLLLPDEGIVRIDGAALREPGPQIGFVFQAPTLLDWASVIDNVLLPISLKRRPRATDREAALDLLKLVSLDGYAQRYPSELSGGQQSRVAVARALVTQPAVLLLDEPFAALDALTREELQDDLLRLCALHGTTVLFVTHDITEAVYLADRVAVMAAGRLHHQITVELPRPRHRELRYGQAFNALCRELRQAMDLAP, via the coding sequence ATGTCGATTGAGCCGCACAGCGAAGGCTTCGTCGCCATCGACAAGGCAAGCTATGGCTATGGCGACTGGCCCGCTATCGTCGATCAGGTCGACTGGACGATCCCGCGCGGCGCGATCCATTGCCTGGTCGGGCGCAGCGGCTGCGGCAAGACGACCCTGCTGAAGCTCGCTGCCGGCCTGCTGCTGCCCGATGAGGGGATCGTCAGGATCGATGGCGCCGCCCTGCGCGAGCCGGGGCCGCAGATCGGCTTCGTTTTCCAGGCTCCGACCCTGCTGGACTGGGCGAGCGTAATCGACAATGTGCTCTTGCCGATCTCGCTGAAGCGCCGCCCGCGCGCGACGGACCGGGAGGCGGCGCTCGATCTGCTGAAACTGGTTTCGCTGGACGGCTATGCGCAGCGCTACCCGAGCGAATTGTCGGGCGGGCAGCAAAGCCGCGTCGCGGTTGCGCGCGCGCTGGTCACCCAGCCGGCGGTGCTGCTGCTCGACGAGCCTTTCGCCGCGTTGGACGCGCTGACCCGCGAGGAATTGCAGGACGACCTCCTGAGGCTCTGCGCCCTGCACGGAACGACAGTACTGTTCGTGACCCATGACATCACCGAGGCCGTCTATCTGGCCGACCGCGTCGCGGTGATGGCGGCGGGGCGCTTGCACCATCAGATCACCGTGGAATTGCCCCGGCCGCGCCATCGCGAATTGCGCTACGGCCAGGCCTTCAATGCGCTCTGCCGCGAGTTGCGGCAGGCGATGGATCTGGCGCCATGA
- a CDS encoding ABC transporter permease, whose protein sequence is MIARLSSALLLLALLAGWELYCRFAGVPALIVPPPSVVLATLWSEIASGRLLPHLRITATEMALGLALGCAVGLVAGVVLAEVGFLRRLLHPYIVASQVVPKLALGPLFIIWFGFGMTSTVVITALICFFPLMENTMTGLSQVDPARRELFRMLGATRLQTLLRLKLPSALPVIMAGVRVAVVLALVGAVVGEFIGGRAGLGASIIAAQSVMDSSLMFALFIVITLMGMLFYQAAIWLESLLLRHHLKG, encoded by the coding sequence ATGATCGCGCGCCTGTCCTCTGCCTTGTTGCTGCTGGCCCTGCTCGCCGGCTGGGAGCTCTATTGCCGGTTTGCCGGCGTGCCGGCGCTGATCGTGCCGCCGCCCTCGGTCGTGCTGGCGACGCTGTGGAGCGAGATCGCCAGCGGGCGCCTGCTGCCGCATCTGCGGATCACGGCGACCGAGATGGCGCTGGGCCTCGCCTTGGGCTGCGCGGTCGGGCTTGTGGCCGGGGTCGTGCTGGCGGAGGTCGGCTTCCTGCGCCGCCTGCTGCATCCCTATATCGTTGCCAGCCAGGTCGTTCCCAAGCTCGCGCTCGGCCCGCTCTTCATCATCTGGTTCGGTTTCGGCATGACCTCGACGGTCGTGATCACCGCCCTGATCTGCTTCTTCCCGCTGATGGAGAACACCATGACCGGCCTGAGCCAGGTCGATCCGGCGCGGCGGGAACTCTTCCGCATGCTGGGTGCGACGCGTCTCCAGACCTTGCTGCGGCTGAAGCTGCCGAGCGCCTTGCCGGTGATCATGGCGGGCGTCCGCGTCGCTGTCGTGCTGGCGCTGGTCGGCGCGGTCGTCGGCGAGTTCATCGGGGGCAGGGCTGGGCTCGGCGCCTCCATCATCGCCGCCCAGAGCGTGATGGATTCAAGCCTGATGTTCGCGCTCTTCATCGTGATCACGCTCATGGGCATGCTGTTCTACCAGGCCGCGATCTGGCTCGAGAGCCTGCTGCTTCGCCATCATCTGAAAGGATAG
- a CDS encoding acyl-CoA reductase — protein MTEFAGHLPGLSAGEVEWKTLHFSAWGEAAEIRVPVLSEAQGTALAGRVRDNARAYLKTLRIAEITAIIDQAIARLLDRNDPWRQKAERLLPIVTGYDPEMVRLGLTGYLKTFRQPQLKRFLAEDFADPQILDDFQTRPKGGFAKAFGPDLLLHVWAGNVPGLPLWSLISGLLVKAGSIGKVATAEPLLAGWFARILAEIDPRLGECLAVVWWKGGDEAGERVWLAQADAIVAYGGNDALKAIRDRAPVTARYLPHGHKFGFGMVARAALDTRKAGALARQAAYDVMRYDQQGCYSPQMLFVERGGRVSPREFSAYVAHELASFARKHPRRALSIEEAAGVASWRGAQELRSLGGDCDLLGDPADDWSIVHVEDAQALAPSGLNRTLSIVAVDRLDDVVSLIAPFRSFLQSVGIAAEPDDLFRLAGLLGQVGVTRICALGSMTAPEAGWHNDGRFNLLDLVTMTEIEHAAEAAADGFAPYVD, from the coding sequence ATGACCGAGTTCGCGGGGCATCTACCTGGCTTGTCGGCCGGCGAGGTGGAGTGGAAGACGCTTCATTTCAGCGCTTGGGGCGAGGCCGCGGAGATCCGCGTACCCGTGCTGAGCGAAGCGCAAGGCACTGCGCTGGCGGGGCGCGTGCGCGACAATGCCCGCGCCTATCTCAAGACCCTGCGCATCGCCGAGATCACCGCGATCATCGACCAGGCGATCGCGCGATTGCTCGATCGGAACGATCCCTGGCGGCAAAAGGCCGAAAGACTGCTGCCGATCGTGACTGGCTATGATCCCGAGATGGTCCGGCTCGGCCTGACCGGCTATCTGAAGACCTTCCGGCAGCCGCAGCTCAAGCGCTTCCTGGCCGAGGATTTCGCCGATCCGCAGATCCTCGACGATTTCCAGACCAGGCCGAAGGGCGGCTTTGCCAAGGCGTTCGGGCCGGACCTGCTGCTGCATGTCTGGGCCGGCAATGTTCCGGGCCTGCCGCTCTGGAGCTTGATATCCGGCCTGCTGGTCAAGGCCGGAAGCATCGGCAAGGTCGCCACCGCCGAGCCGCTGCTGGCGGGCTGGTTTGCTCGCATCCTGGCCGAGATCGATCCGCGCCTGGGCGAATGCCTCGCCGTGGTCTGGTGGAAGGGCGGCGACGAGGCAGGCGAGCGCGTCTGGCTGGCGCAGGCCGACGCCATCGTCGCCTATGGCGGCAATGATGCGCTGAAGGCAATCCGGGACCGCGCTCCCGTCACTGCCCGTTACCTGCCGCATGGCCACAAGTTCGGCTTCGGCATGGTCGCGCGCGCGGCGTTGGATACGCGCAAGGCCGGCGCGCTCGCCCGTCAGGCCGCCTATGACGTGATGCGCTACGATCAGCAGGGCTGCTATTCCCCGCAGATGCTTTTCGTCGAGCGCGGCGGGCGCGTCTCGCCGCGCGAGTTCTCCGCCTATGTTGCCCATGAACTGGCGAGTTTCGCCCGCAAGCATCCGCGCCGCGCGCTCTCGATCGAGGAGGCTGCCGGCGTCGCGTCCTGGCGCGGCGCGCAGGAGCTTCGTAGCCTTGGCGGCGACTGCGACCTTCTGGGCGATCCCGCCGACGACTGGAGCATCGTCCATGTCGAGGACGCGCAGGCGCTGGCCCCCAGCGGCCTGAACCGGACGCTCTCCATCGTCGCCGTCGACAGGCTCGACGATGTCGTCAGCCTGATCGCCCCCTTCCGGTCCTTCCTCCAAAGCGTCGGGATCGCGGCGGAACCCGATGATCTGTTCCGGCTCGCCGGTCTGCTCGGGCAGGTCGGCGTGACGCGCATCTGCGCGCTGGGCTCGATGACCGCGCCCGAGGCCGGCTGGCACAATGACGGGCGCTTCAACCTGCTCGACCTCGTCACCATGACCGAGATCGAGCATGCGGCGGAAGCCGCCGCCGACGGGTTCGCGCCTTATGTCGATTGA
- a CDS encoding aspartate/ornithine carbamoyltransferase family protein, translated as MQRPNYPSGKDLLGADSVSRDDLDDIFARAERFLAEEDEEDSPGDQPARLHLIRRRPKVIATLFDQRSTRTRLGFQAAALRLGHQSLDVYDTDRSRMGSATGETLDDHIRTVEAYSDLIVVRSHTESLPYQIGRLSYLPVVNAGNGADEHPTQALIDLFAIRKLRGDVKDLSIALSSDTRARFALSFVKMLRLSPPRRFTLCSLPDVPINPPMREAIALLASLGCKVSFVHDVRDTLEHDVLIIQMQDMSRFAHASLGSEAIDKEIETEPFTLTAKKILDAKSDTLILNPLPRFAELDVSCDALPNAGYFRQVKLSLPVRMAILERMLLGIPWTG; from the coding sequence CTGGCGGAAGAGGATGAAGAGGACTCGCCTGGCGACCAGCCGGCCCGGCTTCATCTCATAAGGCGGCGGCCAAAGGTGATCGCGACCCTGTTCGACCAGCGCAGCACGCGGACGCGGCTGGGCTTTCAGGCCGCAGCCTTGCGCCTGGGTCACCAATCGCTCGACGTCTACGATACCGATCGCAGCCGGATGGGCAGCGCGACAGGGGAAACGCTCGACGATCATATCCGCACCGTGGAGGCTTATAGCGACCTGATCGTGGTGCGCTCGCATACCGAGAGCCTGCCATATCAGATCGGGCGGTTGAGCTATCTGCCGGTCGTCAATGCCGGCAACGGCGCTGACGAGCACCCGACCCAGGCGTTGATCGATCTCTTCGCCATCCGCAAATTGCGCGGGGACGTCAAAGACCTGTCGATTGCCTTGTCGAGCGATACGCGTGCGCGCTTTGCCCTGTCCTTCGTGAAAATGCTGCGCCTCTCCCCGCCTCGGCGCTTCACGCTCTGCTCCCTGCCGGACGTGCCGATCAATCCGCCGATGCGCGAAGCGATCGCGCTGCTGGCGAGCCTGGGCTGCAAGGTCTCCTTCGTTCATGACGTCAGGGACACCCTGGAGCATGACGTCCTGATCATTCAGATGCAGGATATGAGCCGCTTCGCGCATGCGTCCCTGGGCAGCGAGGCGATCGACAAGGAAATCGAGACGGAACCCTTCACGCTGACCGCCAAGAAGATCCTCGATGCGAAATCCGACACCCTGATCCTGAACCCTCTCCCGCGTTTCGCCGAGCTCGACGTGTCATGCGACGCGCTGCCGAATGCGGGTTATTTTCGACAGGTCAAATTGTCCTTGCCGGTGAGGATGGCCATCCTGGAGCGAATGCTTCTGGGTATTCCATGGACCGGTTGA
- a CDS encoding SDR family oxidoreductase: MNFRDRTIIVTGASRGIGAALAKAFAAEGGLVVVNYLSNEAAALQVVEACRALGGQALAIAADVTSEAEVAAMMARIADEVGKVDAVVNNAFAPYVFDPDDRTRFWDTPWSAYQAQFDGALKATYNLCQAVLPLMKQRLRGSIVNMTSDLVARPSIPYHDYTTAKSALIGFSRTLAAELGPLGIRVNCVAPGLVYPTDASRATKEEVREALIAQTPLRRIATPEDITGPVLFLASDWSGFVTGQTLHVDGGLVMT; the protein is encoded by the coding sequence ATGAATTTCCGCGACAGGACCATCATCGTCACGGGTGCGAGCCGGGGCATCGGGGCTGCGCTTGCAAAAGCCTTCGCCGCCGAGGGCGGACTCGTCGTCGTCAACTATCTCAGCAATGAGGCGGCAGCGCTGCAGGTCGTCGAGGCTTGCCGGGCGCTGGGCGGGCAGGCCCTGGCGATCGCGGCCGATGTAACCTCGGAGGCCGAGGTCGCGGCGATGATGGCGCGCATCGCCGACGAGGTCGGCAAGGTCGACGCCGTCGTCAACAACGCTTTCGCACCCTATGTCTTCGATCCCGATGACCGGACGCGCTTCTGGGACACACCCTGGTCGGCCTATCAGGCGCAATTCGATGGCGCGCTGAAGGCGACCTATAATCTCTGCCAGGCCGTGCTGCCCCTAATGAAGCAGCGATTGAGAGGCAGCATCGTCAACATGACGAGCGATCTCGTCGCGCGCCCGAGCATTCCCTATCACGACTACACCACGGCGAAATCGGCCCTGATCGGCTTCAGCCGGACCCTTGCCGCCGAGCTCGGTCCCCTGGGGATCCGGGTCAATTGCGTCGCGCCCGGATTGGTCTATCCGACCGATGCCAGCCGCGCGACCAAGGAGGAGGTGAGGGAGGCTCTCATCGCCCAGACGCCCCTGCGCCGGATCGCGACGCCCGAGGATATCACCGGCCCCGTCCTCTTCCTCGCCTCGGACTGGAGCGGCTTCGTCACCGGGCAGACGCTCCATGTCGATGGCGGGTTGGTAATGACCTAA
- a CDS encoding long-chain fatty acid--CoA ligase: protein MDVTETQIIAALLEFFDRQDTTDEDFDRLALLIFAYQFENNQPYRRFAAARGRTPLAVRGWRDIPAVPIDAFKDLTLSCRPTEEIEHVFMTSGTTRGGQRGRSYHPTLAVYDRSMILNFRQRFMQGLERIRMGILFPDEQAMPNSSLAHYLALARRECGTPDSEGFIDEAGLATARLLAALERAEARDEPYALLGASFSFVHLLDELQRRGRHFALPPGSRILDTGGFKGQSRELAADEFYDALSAALGVPRDRCINMYGMTELGTQFYDWGNETCPPVKSGPHWIRSRVVNPLTGQDVPAGETGVLVHHDLAHFNSVSAILTEDAGVVVPGGFRLLGRVDGADSKGCSVAVEEFLKAARG from the coding sequence ATGGACGTGACGGAAACGCAGATCATTGCGGCCCTGCTGGAGTTCTTCGACAGGCAGGACACGACGGACGAGGATTTCGACCGGCTGGCGCTGCTTATCTTCGCCTACCAGTTCGAGAACAATCAGCCCTATCGCCGCTTCGCCGCGGCGCGAGGCAGGACGCCGCTTGCCGTCCGGGGCTGGCGCGACATCCCCGCCGTCCCGATCGATGCCTTCAAGGATCTGACGCTGAGCTGCCGCCCCACGGAGGAGATCGAGCACGTCTTCATGACGAGCGGCACGACCCGTGGCGGGCAGCGGGGCCGCAGCTATCACCCGACGCTGGCCGTCTATGACCGCTCGATGATCCTGAATTTCCGGCAGCGCTTCATGCAAGGGCTGGAGCGGATCCGCATGGGTATTCTGTTTCCCGACGAGCAGGCGATGCCGAATTCGTCGCTGGCGCATTACCTCGCTTTGGCGCGGCGCGAATGCGGGACGCCCGACAGCGAAGGCTTCATCGACGAGGCAGGCCTCGCCACGGCGCGCCTGCTCGCGGCGCTGGAGCGCGCTGAGGCGAGGGACGAGCCTTACGCGTTGCTGGGTGCCAGCTTCAGCTTCGTGCACCTGCTCGACGAATTGCAGCGGCGGGGTCGGCACTTTGCGCTGCCGCCGGGTAGCCGCATCCTCGACACTGGCGGCTTCAAGGGGCAGTCGCGCGAACTGGCGGCGGACGAGTTCTACGACGCTCTGTCGGCTGCGCTCGGCGTGCCCCGGGATCGCTGCATCAACATGTACGGCATGACCGAACTCGGCACCCAGTTCTATGATTGGGGCAATGAGACCTGTCCGCCGGTGAAATCGGGCCCGCACTGGATCCGCAGCCGGGTGGTGAACCCGCTGACGGGCCAGGATGTGCCCGCAGGCGAGACCGGCGTGCTGGTCCATCACGATCTCGCCCATTTCAACTCGGTCTCGGCGATCCTGACCGAGGATGCCGGCGTCGTCGTCCCCGGAGGTTTCCGTCTGCTGGGGCGCGTCGATGGCGCCGATTCCAAGGGCTGCTCCGTGGCGGTCGAGGAATTCCTGAAAGCGGCCCGTGGCTGA
- a CDS encoding winged helix-turn-helix domain-containing protein encodes MSETARQKPSALISIRIDLVPIGRLGPGKVELLEAIEASGSISGAGRAMAMSYRRAWLLVDNLNRMFRQPLVEAAPGGAKGGGAHLTPMGREIVAHYRAIESKAMKAAALHIDALRDAAAEPTS; translated from the coding sequence ATGTCCGAGACCGCCCGGCAAAAGCCCTCCGCCCTGATCAGCATCAGGATCGACCTCGTGCCGATCGGCCGGCTCGGGCCGGGCAAGGTCGAGCTCTTGGAGGCGATCGAGGCATCGGGTTCGATCTCGGGCGCCGGACGCGCCATGGCGATGTCCTACCGCCGGGCCTGGCTGCTGGTGGACAATCTCAACCGGATGTTCCGTCAGCCGCTCGTCGAGGCCGCGCCTGGCGGCGCCAAGGGTGGCGGCGCGCATCTGACGCCGATGGGCCGCGAGATCGTGGCGCATTATCGGGCCATCGAAAGCAAGGCCATGAAGGCGGCCGCCCTGCACATCGACGCCCTCCGGGATGCGGCAGCCGAGCCGACCTCCTAG